One Rhodothermales bacterium genomic window carries:
- a CDS encoding creatininase family protein, which produces MRPYLIAEVTWKFVQENPYAVIVLPWGATEAHNYHLPYATDNIQNDYVAAEAARIAWAKGARVGVLPNIPFGVNTGQLDITLDINMNPSTQFAVLRDVVDALARQGIPKLVVLNGHGGNDFKQMLRELQPQFPGIFLCTMNWYSAEPWTPYFEDLGDHAGELETSVMMHIAPELVRPLSEAGDGRQHPFKIRALREKWAWAQRDWLKATDDTGAGDPARATPEKGARYVAAVTERIAGFFVELAAADTSDLYE; this is translated from the coding sequence ATGCGCCCCTACCTGATTGCCGAAGTCACCTGGAAATTCGTCCAGGAGAACCCCTACGCTGTGATCGTACTGCCCTGGGGAGCCACCGAGGCGCACAACTACCACCTGCCCTACGCCACCGACAACATCCAGAACGATTACGTCGCCGCCGAGGCCGCCCGCATCGCGTGGGCGAAAGGGGCGCGGGTCGGCGTGTTGCCGAACATCCCGTTCGGGGTCAACACCGGGCAGCTGGACATCACCCTCGACATCAACATGAACCCGAGCACGCAGTTTGCCGTGTTGCGGGACGTGGTCGATGCGCTCGCGCGGCAGGGCATCCCGAAACTCGTGGTGCTCAACGGGCACGGCGGGAACGACTTCAAGCAGATGCTGCGCGAGCTCCAGCCGCAGTTTCCCGGCATCTTCCTCTGCACCATGAACTGGTACAGCGCCGAGCCGTGGACGCCCTACTTCGAGGACCTCGGCGATCACGCCGGCGAGCTGGAGACCAGCGTCATGATGCACATCGCTCCGGAGCTCGTCCGCCCGCTCAGCGAGGCCGGCGACGGACGGCAGCACCCGTTCAAGATCCGCGCGTTGCGCGAAAAGTGGGCCTGGGCGCAGCGTGACTGGCTGAAGGCGACCGACGACACCGGCGCCGGCGATCCGGCCCGGGCCACGCCCGAAAAAGGCGCCCGCTACGTCGCGGCCGTCACGGAGCGCATCGCCGGCTTCTTCGTAGAACTCGCCGCGGCAGATACGTCGGACCTGTACGAATAG
- a CDS encoding 3-hydroxyacyl-CoA dehydrogenase — protein MDPKKSTILITGGGSGLGAATAEALVDAGARVVLADINPNAGTDTARRLGSSALFIRTDVTDEASVQAAIDAAHARLGGLHGVVNCAGVAIAQKTLGKDGPHDLASFNRVIQVNLVGTFNVIRLAAASMAENEPNEEGERGVIINTASVAAYDGQMGQVAYAASKGGIVGMTLPLARDLARNGIRVMTIAPGLFDTPLLAGLPEKARQSLGEQVPFPSRLGRPIEYGQLARHIVENPMLNGEVIRLDGAIRMAPR, from the coding sequence ATGGACCCCAAAAAAAGCACGATTCTGATCACCGGCGGCGGCTCCGGGCTCGGCGCGGCGACGGCTGAAGCGCTGGTCGACGCCGGCGCCCGCGTGGTGCTGGCCGACATCAACCCCAACGCCGGCACCGATACGGCCCGACGCCTCGGCTCGAGCGCCCTGTTCATCCGCACCGACGTGACCGACGAAGCCAGCGTCCAGGCCGCGATCGACGCCGCGCACGCGCGGCTGGGTGGATTGCACGGGGTGGTGAACTGCGCCGGCGTGGCCATCGCGCAAAAAACGCTCGGCAAGGATGGACCGCACGACCTCGCCTCGTTCAACCGGGTGATCCAGGTCAATCTCGTGGGCACGTTCAACGTGATCCGGCTCGCCGCCGCCTCGATGGCCGAGAACGAACCCAATGAGGAAGGCGAACGCGGCGTGATCATCAATACCGCCTCGGTGGCCGCCTACGACGGTCAGATGGGGCAGGTCGCCTACGCCGCCTCGAAGGGCGGCATCGTCGGGATGACGCTGCCGCTGGCGCGCGATCTGGCCCGAAACGGCATTCGGGTGATGACGATCGCCCCGGGGCTGTTCGACACCCCGCTGCTCGCCGGCCTGCCCGAAAAGGCGCGCCAATCGCTCGGCGAACAGGTGCCCTTCCCCTCCCGGCTCGGCCGACCGATCGAATACGGCCAGCTGGCGCGGCACATCGTCGAGAACCCGATGCTCAACGGCGAGGTCATCCGGCTCGATGGGGCGATCCGCATGGCGCCGCGATGA
- a CDS encoding YbaK/EbsC family protein, whose protein sequence is MTPYERIRALLDDAGVAYRHIHHEPTPTSADSARARGESIAIGAKALVMKVDETFRLFVLSAALRSDARAIRRFFGASKSRFATPEELLDLTGLVPGSVPPFGRPVLDLDLFVDPSVFANERMAFNAGSLTDSIIMAPEAYRALANPVVFSFAEAG, encoded by the coding sequence ATGACGCCGTACGAACGCATCCGCGCGCTCCTCGACGACGCCGGCGTCGCCTACCGGCACATCCACCACGAGCCGACGCCCACGTCCGCCGACTCCGCGCGGGCGCGTGGCGAATCCATCGCGATCGGTGCCAAGGCGCTCGTCATGAAGGTGGATGAAACGTTTCGTCTCTTCGTCCTCAGCGCCGCGCTCCGCTCCGACGCCCGCGCCATCCGCCGCTTTTTCGGCGCGAGCAAATCGCGTTTCGCCACCCCCGAGGAATTGCTCGACCTGACCGGGCTGGTGCCGGGATCGGTGCCCCCTTTTGGCCGGCCGGTGCTCGACCTCGATCTGTTCGTGGATCCGTCGGTGTTTGCGAACGAGCGGATGGCATTTAATGCCGGCTCGCTCACCGATTCCATCATCATGGCGCCCGAGGCGTATCGCGCCCTCGCCAACCCGGTGGTTTTCAGCTTCGCGGAAGCCGGCTAG
- a CDS encoding FxsA family protein, producing MFFRLLFLFVALPILELALLVKLGEVIGFWPTMGIVVITGLLGSTLTRRQGLTVWRQFNLRLQQGQLPGTELVDGLIILVSGAFLLTPGVLTDFAGFLGLIPFTRALIRSSVLRFVERQQKTGAFQVRMEFGGRRYDPPEPQSPPLEWRGTPVERPGDQA from the coding sequence ATGTTTTTTCGGCTGCTTTTTCTTTTCGTTGCACTCCCGATCCTCGAACTCGCCCTGCTGGTCAAGCTGGGCGAAGTGATCGGGTTCTGGCCCACGATGGGCATCGTCGTCATCACGGGTCTGCTGGGCAGCACGCTGACGCGCCGGCAGGGGCTGACCGTGTGGCGGCAGTTCAACCTCCGGCTCCAGCAGGGGCAGTTGCCCGGCACCGAACTGGTGGACGGGCTCATCATCCTGGTCTCGGGCGCCTTTCTGCTGACCCCCGGCGTCCTCACCGATTTCGCCGGGTTTCTCGGCCTGATCCCTTTCACACGCGCGCTGATCCGCAGTTCGGTCCTGCGGTTTGTCGAACGCCAGCAGAAAACGGGTGCGTTCCAGGTTCGCATGGAGTTCGGCGGCCGGCGATACGATCCTCCGGAGCCGCAGAGCCCCCCGCTCGAATGGCGGGGCACGCCCGTCGAGCGGCCCGGCGACCAGGCCTAG
- a CDS encoding S8 family serine peptidase has product MLPARWLGIVILGLLFFSPSLLQGCDAMIGDDPNAIDPGAVEQAAPAPTEVFRHAQLLDKARTTPEQAGKAAGGDATLNLVLGLSTYQADGITPRIVNKFDVTRRLLNKFGDGITIKSELSSVLDALTLTLSESQLDSLIAMIRNDPDLSWLEPDALLNGELPQGDASRTKRRQMVSWSVPVVGGASKPPKPLDSNRLRVYVMDTGVNPINDLNVVESVDFTPYMELRVPGVNVLEGMRTMNPNRDRPDSLGHGTHIAGIIGARDNDGGVLGLFPDVPIHSIKVMNSAGVTDMTVLLKAVEYILQEKEANPDLNIVVNMSLGADIESRQYNALDLAIAKSIGVGIVYVVAAGNEGVDMSTYSPAHVAEAITVAAYDQQNVFAPYSNYGAGVDLLAPGTDVLSLSAFGSDVLMLSSGTSMATPHVTAMAARYLTQNPGSSASEVRDRLVSGARYGIQAVPANTTDGSVTN; this is encoded by the coding sequence ATGCTCCCCGCTCGATGGCTAGGAATCGTCATCCTCGGATTGTTGTTTTTTAGTCCGTCGCTCCTGCAGGGATGCGACGCGATGATCGGCGACGATCCGAACGCCATCGACCCCGGCGCCGTCGAGCAGGCGGCGCCAGCGCCAACGGAAGTTTTCCGGCACGCCCAGCTACTCGACAAAGCCCGCACGACCCCCGAGCAGGCCGGCAAGGCCGCGGGCGGCGACGCCACCCTGAACCTGGTGCTCGGTCTGTCGACCTACCAGGCCGACGGCATCACGCCCCGCATTGTCAATAAGTTCGACGTGACGCGCCGGCTCTTAAACAAGTTCGGCGACGGCATCACCATCAAGTCGGAGTTGTCGTCCGTTCTGGACGCGCTCACGCTCACCCTGAGCGAGAGCCAGCTCGATTCCCTGATCGCCATGATCCGCAACGATCCGGACCTCTCCTGGCTCGAACCGGACGCCCTCCTCAACGGCGAACTGCCCCAGGGCGATGCATCGCGCACGAAGCGCCGGCAGATGGTATCCTGGAGCGTGCCGGTTGTTGGCGGAGCTTCCAAACCACCCAAACCCCTGGATTCGAATCGGCTCCGCGTTTACGTGATGGATACGGGCGTCAACCCGATCAACGACCTGAACGTGGTGGAGTCCGTCGACTTCACTCCCTACATGGAGCTTCGCGTGCCCGGCGTAAATGTTCTTGAAGGGATGCGGACCATGAACCCCAACCGGGATCGCCCCGACTCGCTGGGTCACGGCACCCATATCGCCGGCATCATCGGTGCGCGCGACAATGACGGCGGCGTGCTCGGGCTCTTCCCGGATGTGCCGATCCACAGCATCAAGGTGATGAACAGCGCCGGCGTGACGGACATGACGGTGCTCCTGAAGGCGGTCGAATACATCCTCCAGGAAAAAGAGGCCAATCCGGATCTCAACATCGTCGTGAACATGAGCCTCGGGGCCGACATCGAATCGCGCCAGTACAACGCGCTCGACTTGGCCATCGCCAAATCGATCGGCGTCGGCATCGTGTACGTGGTGGCGGCCGGCAACGAAGGGGTCGATATGAGCACCTACTCGCCGGCGCACGTCGCCGAAGCCATCACCGTCGCCGCCTACGACCAGCAGAATGTGTTCGCGCCCTACTCGAACTATGGCGCCGGCGTCGACCTGCTCGCGCCCGGCACGGACGTCCTCTCCCTCTCGGCCTTCGGCAGCGACGTGTTGATGCTTTCCAGCGGCACGTCGATGGCTACCCCCCACGTGACCGCGATGGCGGCCCGCTATCTGACGCAGAATCCGGGCAGCTCGGCCAGTGAGGTGCGCGATCGGCTGGTGAGCGGCGCGCGGTATGGCATCCAGGCGGTGCCGGCGAACACCACCGATGGCTCCGTGACCAACTAG